The region ACGTCCGCGCATGATCCATTGAATGGCTATGTTCCGGAAGGGTACAGCTTGAATCAAGCCGATGAGCTCCGTGAAAAAAATCCGAATGATTATGTCAAAAGATCAAAAGCAAGTATGGCCAATCATGTAAAGGCGATGCTTGTCATGCAGGAAAAAGGAGCCATTACATTTGATTACGGGAACAATATCCGTCAAGTTGCACTGGATGAAGGCGTGCAAAATGCATTTGAATTCCCAGGATTTGTCCCTGCTTATATTAGGCCTCAGTTTTGTGAAGGAAAAGGTCCGTTTAGATGGGTGGCATTATCCGGTGATCCGGAGGATATCAGAAAGACGGACGAGGTAATCCTTAAAGAGTTTAAGGAAAATGAGGCACTATGCAAATGGATTCGGATGGCACAGGAAAAAATCCAATTCCAGGGGCTTCCATCCCGCATATGTTGGCTCGGGTATGGTGAACGCGCAAGATTCGGTAAGATCATTAATGATATGGTTGCCAGCGGAGAGTTGTCAGCACCGATTGTCATCGGGCGCGATCATCTTGACTCTGGTTCGGTTGCATCACCTAATCGTGAGACGGAAGGAATGAAAGATGGCAGTGATGCGGTAGCGGATTGGCCGATTTTAAATGCATTGATCAACGCTGTTGGTGGTGCAAGCTGGGTGTCCGTGCACCATGGCGGCGGAGTTGGTATGGGATACTCCCTCCATGCAGGAATGGTCATTGTTGCCGATGGGACGAAGGAAGCAGAAAAAAGACTGGAGCGGGTATTGACTACAGACCCTGGGATGGGAGTCGTTCGCCATGTCGATGCAGGGTATGAACTTGCAGAGGAGACAGCGAGGAAAAACGGTATCAACATTCCAATGATGAAAGACTAACAGGGAAGTGCAGCGGAAGTCAGCCATTGGCTGAAAAATTTTTTTATCTCTTTTTAATAAAATCCACTCACTACAAATTACGAAGGAGGCCGAACATTGTCAAACCACACATTATTCATTAAAAATGCAAATCAAGTGATCACACTTCATGGAAATTCAACAAAACCCTTAAAGAAAAAAGAAATGAATGAACTTCACATCATCGAAGGCGGAAGTATATTGATCATCGATGATCGCATTGCTGCGATTGGCAATGAAACTGATTTAGTAGAAAAATATAAAAATGAAATCGAAGAAGCAGAGGTCATAGATGCTGAAGGGAAAATCGTTTTGCCTGGGCTTGTAGATCCACACACGCATCTTGTCTTCGCCGGGAGCCGTGAAGAAGAGTTCAATATGAGATTGAACGGGGCCACTTATATGGAAATCATGAACAATGGAGGAGGGATCCATGCCACGACCTCCAAAACACGGGAAGCATCACCTGATGAATTATTGAAGGAAAGCAAGAAAAGGCTGGATTCTTTCCTTATGCATGGGGTAACCACTGTTGAAGCTAAGAGCGGTTATGGGCTTGACTGGGAAACGGAAGAAAAACAGCTTCGTGTAGCAAAACAGTTGAATGAGGAACATTTGGTCGATGTGGTTTCAACGTTTATGGGTGCTCATGCCGTTCCAGCCGCTTATAAAAACAACCCGGATGAATTCGTGGATTTGGTCATTAATGAAATGCTGCCAAAGGTTGCTGGTGAGAAATTAGCAGAATTCAATGATGTCTTTTGCGAACGCGGCGTTTTTACTCCGGAGCAATCGAGGAGAATTTTGAAAGCAGGGAAAGAACTTGGATTGATCCCCAAGATTCATGCAGATGAAATTGAACCATATGAAGGTGCCGAGCTGGCGGCAGAAGTTGGTGCAATTTCTGCAGATCATTTACTGCGTGCTTCTGATGAAGGGATAAAACGGATGGCAGAAAATAATGTGATTGGTGTGCTTCTTCCAGGAACAGCCTTTTTCTTGATGGCAGAATCTGCAAAAGGAAGAAGGATGATCGATATGGGAATGTCTATCGCCCTTTCCACAGACTGTAATCCAGGGTCCTCACCGACAACTTCCCTCCCTTTGATGATGAACCTTGCTTGCATGCACATGGGATTGACTCCTGCTGAGGCAATTGCTGCTGCTACCATTAACGCAGCTCATGCAATCAACCGCGGCCATGAAATCGGCAGCATCGAGGTGGATAAAAAGGCTGATATCACAATCATGGATGTTTCAAACTATATGAAGCTTCAATACCATTATGGTGTGAATCATACAGATACCGTTATCAAAAATGGACACATTGTCGTTAAGGGTGGAAAGCTATGTTAAAAACATTACAAGGGCTGCCGCTGGAGCCCCCGGCATTTGCATGGGCAAAGTCAAAAAGCACGGAGGGTAAAGTTCACGATTGGATACAATCAGTTGAAAGACTTGACGGCAAAGTGGATTCGGAATGGGATGTGGTATTCTTTGGGGTTCCATTATCCCGTTCTTCCATCAGTGCATCGGGAGCATCTGAATTTCCGGATGCATTTCGTAAGTCGTGGAAGGGTTTTTCGACCTACAACTTGGATGAAGAGGTTGATTTGGAGTCGTTGAATGTGTTGGATATAGGGGATGTCGCAATGCATTTTACAGATATCACGAAATGCCATTCCAACATTCTGGAAACGATGGAAGGTGTTTCGAAAAATTTCTCCCGATCGATGATTTCCGCCATAGGGGGGGACCATTCCATTACAGCGATGCTTGTGAAAGGGATAAGAGAAGCCTTCCCTGAGGAGTCGATCGGGATCCTGCAGCTCGATACGCATTTTGATTTACGTGACTTGAAAAGCCATGGACCGACAAATGGGACGCCCATACGAAACTTGATTGAAAGTAATTCTGTAAGGGGAGAAAATGTCCATAATATTGGGCTTCATGGATTCTTCAATACGAAGTCGTTGGTTGATTATGCAAAAAAAGAAGGTCTGAATTTCACGACGATGAGAAATGCAAGGAGACAAGGGATTGTGAACACAGTCCAAAATGCGCTCGAAAGCTTGGCGGAAAACGTCGATCGCATCCATTTGACGGTGGATATGGATGTTCTCGATATAGCAGGGGCCCCTGGAGTGCCAGCTTCCACACCAGGTGGGATGTTGACCGACGAACTTTTTCAGGCAGTCTTCCATGCTGGGATCCATCCGAAAGTGAAGTCGATGGACATCGTGTGTTTGGACCCGACAAAAGACCATCAGGCACAGCCAACCGTCAAAGCGGGAACGCATGTCTTTTTGTCATTTTTATCTGGGTATTGTAAGAGGGGAGAAAAATAAACTGAAGGGGTCGGGAGAAATATGGAGAATGCGGTTTTGAAACAAAAGCAAGATCCAAAGATTTCTACACCTAGATCATCTGCCAAGAATACTGCTAAATTTTTGATTTACAGCGGAATAGGAATATTCATGTTTTTTATTCCAATCACAATCAATGGAGCCTCCTCCATCTTGCTGGATCATATCGTGTCAGCAATAAGGAATGAAGTTCCAGCTGTCGTGTCCTACTATGCGCTGCTAGTCATATTAGCCGGTGCCATCTATCCTTTTGCCGCAAAAACATGGAAGAAAAACAAAGTTAATGTGGTATTTTCCATATTAAAAATTTTGGGGTTCGTGACTGGGAGTATGATCGTCTTCAATATCGGGCCCAAATGGCTGTTTGATCCGGATATGGGACCGTTTTTATTTGACAAACTGGTCATTGCAGTCGGGTTGCTCGTCCCGATAGGGTCGATTTTTTTAGCGTTGCTGGTCGGATATGGTCTACTCGAGTTTATTGGAATATTAATGCAGCCGGTCATGAAGCCGGTTTGGAAAACACCCGGACGCTCCGCCATTGATGCCGTTGCATCATTTGTAGGTAGTTATTCTATAGGACTCCTTATTACAAATCGTGTATTCAAGGAAGGAAAATACTCCATTAAGGAAGCAGCCATCATCGCAACCGGATTTTCTACCGTTTCTGCGACATTTATGATCGTCGTTGCCAAGACGCTCGGTCTCATGGATATATGGAATACGTATTTTTGGACTACATTGATCGTTACATTCCTTGTCACAGCATTGACGGTACGGATTTGGCCATTAAAATCCATGAGCGAGGAATTCTTCGATGGAAAAGGGTCTCCTGAAGAACCGGTGAGCGGCAGCCGCTTCCGCACTGCTTGGAAAGCGGCGATGGAAACAGCAGAGAATTCACCTAATCTCTTCCTAAATATATGGATCAATTTAAAAGATGGTTTCATCATGACCATGTCAATCCTTCCATCCATCATGTCGGTAGGTTTGCTTGGGTTGGTATTGGCAGAATATACACCTGTATTTGATGTCATCGGCTATATCTTTTATCCATTCACGGCATTGATGAAGGTGCCGGAACCGATGTTGGCTGCAAAAGCGAGCGCTGTTTCGATTGCAGAGATGTTCCTGCCGGCTCTTTTAGTCACAAAAGCCGCCTTGGCAACGAAGTTTGTGATTGCAGTCGTTTCTGTTTCAGCGATTATTTTCTTTTCCGCCCTGGTTCCGTGCATTCTTTCAACGGATATCCCGATAACATTGCCAAAATTAATAGTGATTTGGGTGGAGCGGACAATTTTAACCATTCTGATCGTGACGCCAATCGCCTATATATTACTTTAGGAGTCAATACAAAAAAACTGTCATTTCCGTGCAGAAGAGCATGGGATGACAGTTTTTTGTTTGTGCTATTTTCTAAAGGCCGTTAACTCAGTCATCGTGCGTTGGTTGGACCTTAATAGGTCTTATATTTATTGCCGCACCTCATAAAACAGAAAGGTTTGTGGAAGACTTTCACTAACTACACACTTTGAGGTAATAGAATGAGAAAACATTCGGAGAAAGACACCGGAAAAAAGGTAGAAATGGTGAAAGAGCTGCTTGGAAACCCTTCTGATTTAGTCATTTTACATAAAGAAATCAGTGTCAATGATGAAAAAATGCATTTTGATATGCTTCGCATTGATGGTATATCCGATTCGAAGATCAGCATCGAATTTATGAATCAACTTGACCTGAGTGGGATTGCTTCTCTCCATGATATTCAACAAGAGTTAAAAGAAATCGGCATTAAAGTAACGACTATAAAATTAGGTAGTGATCTCTCTCCTGCAATTTCCGCCGTGTTGGATGGCAATACGGTTGTATTTTTTTGTGAAAGCAGTGAGGTCTTCATTCTCGATTCTTCAAAATACGAAAAGAGGGATATCACGGAGCCGACATCCCAGACAGTCATTCGTGGCCCTAAGGAAGCATTTATCGAATCCCTAAGGAGTAATACATCCCTTGTCCGAAAAAGAGTGAGAAGTGAACAATTGAGGATTGAAAGCTTTAAAGTTGGGAATACCTCCAAAACAAATGTTGAATTGATGTATTTAGCCGATCAAGTCGATGTGGAATGCTTGGATAAACTGAGGATGCGAATCGAAAAAGGCATGGCGGACATCATTCTGGAAACAGGATATATTGAAAAGATGGTTCAAGATCAACAACAAACCATTTTTCCGACGGTCATGAACACGGAGAGACCGGATGAAGTAGTAAGTAATATCCTGATGGGCAAAATTGCAATATTCGTTGATAATACCCCATTCGTGTTGCTTTGCCCCATCACTTTTTTCCAATTCTTCCAGTCGCCGGAGGACTACTACCATAATTTCAATATGGGCATATTGATTCAAAGTCTCCGTTTTATCAGTTTTTCTTTGTCATTGGTGGCGCCTGCTTTATATGTCGGATTGATCACCCATCATCATGCAATGATTCCTACACCTCTTTTAATCAGCCTGTATGCACAGCGGGAAGGGATTCCCTTTCCAGTCATCATTGAAGCATTGCTGATGGAATTCATATTTGAAATATTAAGGGAAGCGGGGGTTCGCATGCCCCGTGCAATCGGTCAGGCAGTTTCCATCGTTGGTGCACTTGTTATCGGGCAAACTGCTGTGCAGGCAGGTTTGGTTTCCACTGCGGTTGTCATTGTAGTTTCGATGACAGCAATCTCAAGCTTTACAATGCCCAATTATAACTTGGCCATCACCGCCAGGATTCTTCGGTTTGTCTTTATGGGATTATCGTACTTCATAGGATTTTATGGGCTGCTGCTAGGATTGATCATTCTATTCGGTCATCTCATAATGATCACTTCCATCGGACGTCCGTACTTAAGAAGCTTAAGCAATAAACTTTCGACATAGGTGATGACATGATGAAAAAATTCCTGATTTCTTTCCTTATATGCTCCATAATTCTATCAGGTTGCGGGAGCCAACATGAAATAAATGAAATGTCCATCATTATTGGGGTGGGCATTGACATGGTAGATGACTCCACTTACCAATTAACCTTGCAGATCGTTAACCCCAGTGCAATTGTGGCTGGAGGGAATACCACATCCGGTCCTAAAGCCGTGCCGATAATAAACGTTGTGGGCAAAGGGCAAACTGTTGTAGATGCCTTGCAAAGTGCAACTACCAAGGTTTCCAGACCAAACTTTTATGCCCATTTATCCTTGATTGTCATTGGACAAGCATTGGCTGAAAAAGGGATTTTGGAAGTGCTTGATACGTTCGAGCGAGATTCACAAGTACGGCAGAACACACCTGTTCTCATTGCAAGGAACGAGATGGCATTTGATGTCCTTAATACTTTGACGGCACTTACAAATATCCCTGTAGTCTCCCTGATTGGAAAGATAAGAAACGTGCAAAATTTATTCGGGGAGACTGTGGATATTAAATTATACGAACTCATCAGTTCTTTTGAGGATGAAAAGACTGTCCCTATCTTAAGCGGTGCCACCGCTCCAAAAGATGATCCTTTTGCTGGCTCTCAGAGTAATATCGAACAATCATCTCCACTGACAAGCAAAGTGAATGGGATAGCAGTCTTTCATAAAAATGGAAAGTTGAACTACTGGATCGATGATGAACTTGCCAGAACGACCCTCCTGCTTAGAAATGATTTAAAGGAAACCATTTATTCTGAAAAATGTGGAAAAAATAAACATATCAGTCTAAATGTTTCATATTCGAAATCTGATAGCTCCGTGAAATTCTTTGGAAAGAAACCATTGTTATCGGTCAACGCGTATCTAGAAGGTAATATTGACAGCAACGGCTGTTCTGACATTACGTTGAGCAAGGATGAAGACTATAAGAAAATCGAACAAAAAGTAAGCAAAGATATAAAAAATAATATTAAACAATTGTTGAATGTTACGGAAAAACATCAATCAGATTTTTTAGGTTTCGGTCAATCCATTCGTATACACAATCCAAAAGAATGGAAGAAAATAAAGAGCAGTTGGCCTGAAACGTATAGCAAAGCTGATATGAAGGTGAAGGTTGAGTTTCA is a window of Falsibacillus albus DNA encoding:
- a CDS encoding YjiH family protein; protein product: MENAVLKQKQDPKISTPRSSAKNTAKFLIYSGIGIFMFFIPITINGASSILLDHIVSAIRNEVPAVVSYYALLVILAGAIYPFAAKTWKKNKVNVVFSILKILGFVTGSMIVFNIGPKWLFDPDMGPFLFDKLVIAVGLLVPIGSIFLALLVGYGLLEFIGILMQPVMKPVWKTPGRSAIDAVASFVGSYSIGLLITNRVFKEGKYSIKEAAIIATGFSTVSATFMIVVAKTLGLMDIWNTYFWTTLIVTFLVTALTVRIWPLKSMSEEFFDGKGSPEEPVSGSRFRTAWKAAMETAENSPNLFLNIWINLKDGFIMTMSILPSIMSVGLLGLVLAEYTPVFDVIGYIFYPFTALMKVPEPMLAAKASAVSIAEMFLPALLVTKAALATKFVIAVVSVSAIIFFSALVPCILSTDIPITLPKLIVIWVERTILTILIVTPIAYILL
- the hutI gene encoding imidazolonepropionase → MSNHTLFIKNANQVITLHGNSTKPLKKKEMNELHIIEGGSILIIDDRIAAIGNETDLVEKYKNEIEEAEVIDAEGKIVLPGLVDPHTHLVFAGSREEEFNMRLNGATYMEIMNNGGGIHATTSKTREASPDELLKESKKRLDSFLMHGVTTVEAKSGYGLDWETEEKQLRVAKQLNEEHLVDVVSTFMGAHAVPAAYKNNPDEFVDLVINEMLPKVAGEKLAEFNDVFCERGVFTPEQSRRILKAGKELGLIPKIHADEIEPYEGAELAAEVGAISADHLLRASDEGIKRMAENNVIGVLLPGTAFFLMAESAKGRRMIDMGMSIALSTDCNPGSSPTTSLPLMMNLACMHMGLTPAEAIAAATINAAHAINRGHEIGSIEVDKKADITIMDVSNYMKLQYHYGVNHTDTVIKNGHIVVKGGKLC
- a CDS encoding spore germination protein, whose translation is MRKHSEKDTGKKVEMVKELLGNPSDLVILHKEISVNDEKMHFDMLRIDGISDSKISIEFMNQLDLSGIASLHDIQQELKEIGIKVTTIKLGSDLSPAISAVLDGNTVVFFCESSEVFILDSSKYEKRDITEPTSQTVIRGPKEAFIESLRSNTSLVRKRVRSEQLRIESFKVGNTSKTNVELMYLADQVDVECLDKLRMRIEKGMADIILETGYIEKMVQDQQQTIFPTVMNTERPDEVVSNILMGKIAIFVDNTPFVLLCPITFFQFFQSPEDYYHNFNMGILIQSLRFISFSLSLVAPALYVGLITHHHAMIPTPLLISLYAQREGIPFPVIIEALLMEFIFEILREAGVRMPRAIGQAVSIVGALVIGQTAVQAGLVSTAVVIVVSMTAISSFTMPNYNLAITARILRFVFMGLSYFIGFYGLLLGLIILFGHLIMITSIGRPYLRSLSNKLST
- a CDS encoding Ger(x)C family spore germination protein, with protein sequence MKKFLISFLICSIILSGCGSQHEINEMSIIIGVGIDMVDDSTYQLTLQIVNPSAIVAGGNTTSGPKAVPIINVVGKGQTVVDALQSATTKVSRPNFYAHLSLIVIGQALAEKGILEVLDTFERDSQVRQNTPVLIARNEMAFDVLNTLTALTNIPVVSLIGKIRNVQNLFGETVDIKLYELISSFEDEKTVPILSGATAPKDDPFAGSQSNIEQSSPLTSKVNGIAVFHKNGKLNYWIDDELARTTLLLRNDLKETIYSEKCGKNKHISLNVSYSKSDSSVKFFGKKPLLSVNAYLEGNIDSNGCSDITLSKDEDYKKIEQKVSKDIKNNIKQLLNVTEKHQSDFLGFGQSIRIHNPKEWKKIKSSWPETYSKADMKVKVEFHINNSGSTRNHMKVDEQD
- a CDS encoding agmatinase family protein, with translation MLKTLQGLPLEPPAFAWAKSKSTEGKVHDWIQSVERLDGKVDSEWDVVFFGVPLSRSSISASGASEFPDAFRKSWKGFSTYNLDEEVDLESLNVLDIGDVAMHFTDITKCHSNILETMEGVSKNFSRSMISAIGGDHSITAMLVKGIREAFPEESIGILQLDTHFDLRDLKSHGPTNGTPIRNLIESNSVRGENVHNIGLHGFFNTKSLVDYAKKEGLNFTTMRNARRQGIVNTVQNALESLAENVDRIHLTVDMDVLDIAGAPGVPASTPGGMLTDELFQAVFHAGIHPKVKSMDIVCLDPTKDHQAQPTVKAGTHVFLSFLSGYCKRGEK
- the hutU gene encoding urocanate hydratase, whose amino-acid sequence is MKADTNRSITNYQGSELHAKGWVQEAALRMLMNNLNKDVAEKPEELVVYGGIGKAARNWESYDAIVRTLHELETDETLLVQSGKPVAVFKTHSDAPRVLIANSNLVPAWANWETFHELDRKGLMMYGQMTAGSWIYIGSQGIVQGTYETFAELGRQHFNGSLKQTITLTAGLGGMGGAQPLAVTMNDGVCIAIEIDKTRIQRRIDTRYLDVSTDSLDEAIEMAKKAKADGKALSIGLLGNAAEVLPEMIEKGFIPDVLTDQTSAHDPLNGYVPEGYSLNQADELREKNPNDYVKRSKASMANHVKAMLVMQEKGAITFDYGNNIRQVALDEGVQNAFEFPGFVPAYIRPQFCEGKGPFRWVALSGDPEDIRKTDEVILKEFKENEALCKWIRMAQEKIQFQGLPSRICWLGYGERARFGKIINDMVASGELSAPIVIGRDHLDSGSVASPNRETEGMKDGSDAVADWPILNALINAVGGASWVSVHHGGGVGMGYSLHAGMVIVADGTKEAEKRLERVLTTDPGMGVVRHVDAGYELAEETARKNGINIPMMKD